The following proteins come from a genomic window of Dreissena polymorpha isolate Duluth1 chromosome 1, UMN_Dpol_1.0, whole genome shotgun sequence:
- the LOC127856431 gene encoding uncharacterized protein LOC127856431, with product MRTRTSWQTPLPLPWSWGDTDPVVDHVATTRNSDQLANNPASAMELEGGDTDPVVDHVATARNSDQLANTPASAMELEGGDTDPVVDHVATTRESRYPARASTSKVCGRHYLLTYQRGMYLALPSHQNMHLFAESPLFIIDLRVRETHCLCNMPDDGREYWQCEGCFKWFHRNVLVSQWNQKSTSAHHVHTSEPYYSVVKQLRGVKDPNLKAYLAKDK from the exons ATGAG AACTCGGACCAGCTGGCAAACACCCCTGCCTCTGCCATGGAGTTGGGGAGACACTGACCCAGTAGTCGATCATGTGGCAACAACTAGG AACTCGGACCAGCTGGCTAACAACCCTGCCTCTGCCATGGAGTTGGAAGGGGGAGACACTGACCCAGTGGTAGATCATGTAGCAACAGCCAGG AACTCAGACCAGCTGGCAAACACCCCTGCCTCTGCCATGGAGTTGGAAGGGGGAGACACTGACCCAGTAGTCGATCATGTGGCAACAACCAGG GAGTCAAGATATCCAGCCAGAGCGAGTACATCAAAGGTTTGTGGCAGACATTACCTGTTGACTTATCAAAGAGGGATGTATTTAGCTTTACCCTCCCATCAAAACAT GCACCTTTTCGCAGAGAGTCCATTATTTATTATTGACCTAAGAGTCAGAGAAACTCATTGTCTGTGCAACATGCCGGATGATGGAAG AGAGTACTGGCAGTGTGAAGGATGCTTTAAATGGTTCCACCGGAATGTGTTGGTGAGTCAGTGGAACCAGAAAAGTACAAGTGCGCATCATGTTCACACAAg tgaACCATACTATTCTGTCGTAAAACAGTTGCGGGGAGTTAAAGATCCCAACCTAAAAGCTTATCTTGCGAAGGATAAATA g